From the genome of Trifolium pratense cultivar HEN17-A07 unplaced genomic scaffold, ARS_RC_1.1 scaffold_76, whole genome shotgun sequence, one region includes:
- the LOC123901734 gene encoding putative disease resistance protein RGA1 has product MAETILYSVATSLINSLASAALREFARINGVMDEFERLKNTVESIRAVLLDAEEKQEQSHAVQNWVRRLKDVLSPADDLLDEFVIQDMIQKRDEPHQNKVKKVLNPFSPNKFAFRHNMANEIEKIQKMFDDVVRDMTGLNLNPKVGVVEKTNSEWRETSSCVIESDIIGREGDKEKIVNLLRQPHEDQNVSLVAIVGIGGLGKTALAQLVYNDGEVRKIFEKFMWVCVSDNFDVKTILKNMLKSLLPKEKIDDTLTLDNLQTMLRDNLNGKRYLLVLDDVWNESSEKWDKLRTYLMCGARGSKVVVTTRSRIVADRMGVKDPYVLSGLIPEKSWSLLKKIAFGDDTIRVDQNIESIALKIAKKSNGVPLAIRSLGNILQGKSEEKEWNDVLRGDFWKLCEDEDSILPVLKLSYNNLSPQQRQCFAYCSLFPKDWEFQKDELVQMWMAHGYLDCPVEGKCIEDVGNQFIHIFLMKSFFQEPKRKEDGDLIGFKMHDLMHDLAKQVAGDDCCYLDNNAKGFRGRPVHVWVEFDAFYLLESLDASRLRTLIVLSFNDDDLLDREKQSLISRFKYLRVLKLCDDLCIDLYVSIEKLNHLRFLKFSLVSTLKKFHKSIENLVCLQIIQVRLDDKVVLSTKVVSKLINLRRLAIKQGKFRDKTPVGFGKLCIPQLRSVNFSKWLSPLTNIIEIFLKYCEGFKYLPPLEGLPFLKSLYLGGLQDLEYIYYELPIHEPFFPSLNKLEIWNCSKLVGWKRKGDDFNDINTSSHHLFLPQFPCLSFFEFSYCPMLTHMPTCPNIKKLLLLQMVLSTWEETPNIAPSQCSLSCTPLSLQINVDLKNVSQYWWQNLTSLENLEFMYFSSQQFQAIEIWLFKEDFNYLPSLRNIEFFDCSHIKALPDWICKISSLQHIKISYCGELVLLPEGMTRLTNLHTLEIIGCRLLIEEYEKETSATRATIAHIPNIIIKK; this is encoded by the exons ATGGCTGAAACAATTCTATACAGCGTTGCTACAAGTCTCATTAACAG TTTGGCTTCTGCTGCTTTACGTGAATTTGCACGGATTAATGGTGTTATGGATGAGTTCGAAAGACTTAAGAACACTGTTGAATCTATTAGAGCTGTGTTActtgatgctgaggagaaacaAGAGCAAAGTCATGCCGTCCAAAATTGGGTAAGAAGGCTTAAAGATGTGCTTAGTCCTGCAGATGACTTGCTAGATGAATTTGTTATTCAAGATATGATACAAAAAAGGGATGAACCTCatcaaaacaaagtaaaaaagGTACTTAATCCATTCTCTCCAAACAAATTTGCTTTCCGCCATAACATGGCTAATGAGATtgagaaaatacaaaaaatgttTGATGATGTGGTGAGAGATATGACTGGGTTGAATCTAAACCCAAAGGTTGGGGTGGTTGAGAAAACTAACAGTGAATGGAGGGAAACTAGTTCTTGTGTGATAGAATCAGATATCATTGGAAGAGAAGGAGACAAAGAGAAGATTGTAAACTTGTTGAGACAGCCACATGAAGATCAAAATGTCTCTTTGGTTGCTATTGTTGGGATTGGTGGTTTGGGAAAGACAGCTCTCGCTCAATTGGTATACAATGATGGCGAAGTAAGAAAgatttttgaaaagtttatgtgGGTATGTGTCTCTGATAACTTTGATGTCAAAACTATTCTCAAGAACATGTTGAAGTCATTATTACCTAaggaaaaaattgatgatacattAACATTGGACAACTTGCAAACTATGCTTCGTGACAATTTAAATGGTAAGAGATACTTGTTAGTCCTGGATGACGTTTGGAACGAGAGTTCTGAAAAGTGGGATAAATTGAGGACTTACTTGATGTGTGGTGCTCGGGGCAGTAAGGTTGTAGTGACAACTCGAAGTAGAATAGTGGCAGATAGAATGGGTGTAAAGGATCCATATGTTTTGAGTGGTTTGATTCCAGAAAAATCTTGGAGTTTATTAAAGAAGATTGCATTTGGGGATGACACCATTCGAGTGGATCAAAATATTGAATCAATTgcacta AAGATAGCAAAAAAGAGCAACGGAGTTCCATTAGCAATTAGATCGTTGGGAAACATATTACAGGGTAAAAGTGAAGAAAAGGAATGGAATGATGTCTTACGAGGTGATTTTTGGAAATTGTGTGAGGATGAAGATAGCATCTTGCCGGTTCTAAAATTGAGTTACAATAACTTATCGCCTCAACAAAGACAATGTTTTGCTTATTGCTCTTTGTTTCCTAAGGATTGGGAATTCCAGAAGGATGAGTTGGTTCAAATGTGGATGGCACATGGTTATCTTGATTGTCCGGTGGAAGGGAAATGCATTGAAGATGTTGGTAATCAattcattcatatttttttgatgaaatcATTCTTCCAAGAACCAAAACGGAAAGAAGATGGTGATTTAATTGGTTTTAAAATGCACGATTTAATGCACgatcttgcaaaacaagtagcTGGTGATGATTGTTGTTACTTGGATAATAACGCAAAAGGATTTCGAGGAAGACCTGTCCATGTATGGGTTGAATTTGACGCATTTTATTTACTGGAATCTTTGGATGCTAGTAGGCTGCGAACTTTGATTGTGCTTTCTTTTAATGATGATGATTTATTGGATAGAGAGAAACAATCACTTATTTCAAGGTTCAAATACTTGCGTGTCTTGAAGTTGTGCGATGATCTTTGTATTGACCTATATGTttcaattgaaaaattgaatcaTTTAAGATTTCTTAAATTCTCTTTGGTTTCTACACTAAAAAAGTTTCACAAGTCCATAGAAAATCTTGTTTGTTTACAAATCATACAAGTGAGATTGGATGATAAGGTTGTACTTTCTACAAAAGTTGtctcaaaattaatcaatttgAGACGCCTTGCTATTAAACAAGGGAAGTTCAGAGACAAGACACCAGTTGGATTTGGAAAATTGTGCATACCACAACTTAGGAGTGTAAATTTTTCCAAATGGCTTTCTCCTCTcacaaatattattgaaatatttCTTAAATATTGTGAAGGTTTCAAATATCTCCCACCTTTGGAAGGTCTTCCTTTCCTCAAGTCACTTTACTTAGGTGGCCTTCAAGATTTGGAGTACATATATTACGAATTGCCTATCCATGAGCCATTCTTCCCATCTTTGAATAAACTAGAGATCTGGAACTGTAGCAAACTGGTGGGATGGAAGAGGAAGGGAGATGATTTCAATGATATTAACACTTCATCGCATCATCTTTTCCTGCCTCAATTTCCTTGTCTAtctttttttgaattttcttattGCCCAATGTTGACTCATATGCCTACTTGTCCAAACATTAAGAAATTATTATTGTTGCAAATGGTGTTGTCTACATGGGAAGAAACGCCAAATATAGCACCGTCACAATGCTCACTCAGTTGCACTCCTCTTTCCTTGCAAATTAATGTGGATTTGAAAAACGTCTCACAATATTGGTGGCAAAATCTTACTTCTCTCGAGAATCTTGAGTTTATGTATTTTTCAAGTCAACAatttcaagcaattgaaatcTGGTTGTTTAAGGAAGACTTCAACTATCTTCCTTCATTGCGAAATATTGAATTTTTCGATTGTTCCCACATAAAGGCATTGCCAGATTGGATATGCAAAATCTCATCACTTCAGCATATCAAGATAAGCTATTGCGGTGAATTGGTATTGCTACCTGAAGGAATGACACGTCTTACCAACTTACATACCTTGGAAATCATTGGATGTCGACTCTTAATTGAAGAATATGAGAAAGAAACAAGTGCAACTCGGGCTACAATTGCACACATCCCAAACATAATCATTAAAAAGTGA
- the LOC123901737 gene encoding putative protein phosphatase 2C 50 yields the protein MFTSDEHMSDEALLRAINDIDAKFSEEASRNNLHSGSTATIVLVADDKILVANIGDSKAFICSENFQSPKEAKASLLKLYRQTERDGSVSVWNREKYRLASSNGFTHFAVKELTSDHHPDREDEKTRVEAAGGQVLNWGGVPRVNGQLAITRAIGDVFFKSYGVISVPEVTDWQPLTANDSYLVAASDGVFEKLSVQDVCDLLWEVHRFSDMRSECTSSSSYSLADFIINTALKKGSMDNMAAVVVPLESAKSSANSLRRSYTENEDAGFPSFGLQESAYRSSANDITSDLLHLEHPHLLDTKFKRILVEVKHGDFGCFYLSENLDDSVDSKWPPKKDDREDYLYELPQPLPDALHQQAAVDGPVILYNDQNFCFHLSSTINQAKDQCINPEGFASFIGLLESIPLIDAGSDNESSDYSMPDSR from the exons ATgtttacatctgacgagcatatgtcagat GAAGCATTGTTGAGAGCAATCAATGATATTGATGCGAAGTTTTCTGAG GAAGCCTCTAGAAATAACCTTCATTCAGGATCTACAGCAACAATTGTATTGGTTGCAGATGATAAAATTTTGGTTGCCAATATTGGAGACTCTAAGGCTTTCATTTGCTCTGAAAATTTTCAGTCTCCTAAGGAGGCTAAAG CCTCTTTATTAAAGCTGTATAGGCAGACAGAGCGTGATGGTTCTGTTTCTGTGTGGAATCGTGAAAAGTACAGATTAGCATCTTCCAATGGGTTCACTCATTTTGCAGTGAAGGAATTGACTAGCGATCATCATCCAGACAGAGAGGATGAAAAAACTCGGGTGGAAGCTGCTGGTGGTCAAGTTCTAAATTGGGGTGGTGTACCTCGCGTAAATGGTCAGTTAGCTATTACACGGGCTATTGGTGATGTGTTCTTTAAAAG TTATGGAGTTATATCTGTACCAGAAGTGACTGATTGGCAACCTCTAACTGCAAATGATAGCTACTTGGTGGCTGCATCTGATGGAGTCTTTGAGAAGTTGAGTGTGCAAGATGTCTGTGATTTGTTGTGGGAAGTACACCGTTTTAGTGACATGAGATCAGAGTGCACCTCTTCATCTTCCTATTCATTAGCggattttattattaatactgCCTTAAAAAAGGGCAGTATGGACAATATGGCAGCAGTTGTTGTTCCTCTGGAATCTGCTAAATCTTCTGCGAACTCACTTAGAAGAAGCTATACTGAAAATGAGGATGCAGGCTTCCCATCATTTGGGCTGCAGGAATCAGCTTACAGAAGCTCAG CTAATGATATCACCTCTGATCTATTGCACCTGGAGCACCCTCATTTGCTAGATACCAAGTTTAAGCGAATATTG GTTGAAGTGAAACATGGTGATTTTGGATGTTTTTATTTATCTGAAAATCTTGATGATTCAGTGGATTCTAAGTGGCCTCCCAAAAAAGATGACCGGGAAGACTATTTGTATGAACTACCCCAGCCTCTACCAGATGCCCTTCACCAACAAGCTG CAGTAGATGGCCCTGTAATTTTGTACAATGACCAAAACTTTTGCTTTCACCTGAGTTCAACTATCAATCAAGCCAAAGACCAATGCATAAACCCTGAAGGCTTTGCCAGTTTTATTGGTCTTCTTGAATCAATTCCTTTAATTGATGCTGGTTCAGATAATGAGTCTTCTGATTATTCGATGCCTGATTCAAGGTAA